A stretch of the Lytechinus variegatus isolate NC3 chromosome 5, Lvar_3.0, whole genome shotgun sequence genome encodes the following:
- the LOC121416068 gene encoding hydroxylysine kinase-like isoform X1, which translates to MEGSELINRPFLDLHGADKLLTKLYNIQASKLEELKSFADQNFYIRLESPIDIGGSEDERCDQFILKLYNSKDSADGNRVELAVNTMAFLSNKEFCCPRPVRNIHGKLVHLEAISCNDGKGFVGKHGVYMVTLLSFLPGHPLGSLNTIPDEILVDIGKKLAHLHKILEASLDGFCNEDRNLQRLVKEFQDYNHKKPTTFCSGEWSLEKVSGQRHLLDLVDDTLLKDAITKTIDLYEEHVEPIRHLFKKGIIHGDFNDDNIIISKEPIPKQSSKKFIVSGIIDFGEVEYSCLIFDIAVALSELVVTHGMSAPRHFLEGYLSKKNIPITEKNLLYYLVLVRYAQRIMLSLEAKQRDPLNEYIMKDLETCAGLLRKLLHMEKNDVYTMWNI; encoded by the exons ATGGAAGGATCTGAACTCATTAATAGACCTTTCTTGGACCTGCATGGAGCTGACAAACTCCTTACCAAGCTTTATAATATCCAAGCTTCAAAATTAGAAGAACTGAAAAGTTTTGCAGACCAAAATTTCTACATCAGATTAGAAAGTCCCATCGATATAGGTGGCAGTGAGGATGAGAGATGTGATCAGTTTATTCTAAAG ttgtacaACTCCAAAGACTCTGCAGATGGAAACAGGGTGGAGTTGGCAGTCAACACCATGGCATTCCTGTCCAATAAAGAGTTTTGCTGCCCTCGTCCAGTCCGTAATATACATGGCAAACTTGTGCATCTTGAGGCTATCTCTTGTAATGACGGAAAGG GTTTCGTTGGAAAACATGGTGTGTATATGGTAACTCTTTTGTCATTCTTGCCTGGTCATCCTCTTGGGTCATTGAACACTATTCCAGATGAGATCTTAGTAGATATTGGCAAAAAACTTGCTCACCTGCACAAGATTTTAGAG GCCTCCCTTGATGGATTTTGTAATGAAGATCGAAATCTTCAAAGGTTGGTAAAG GAATTTCAAGATTACAACCATAAGAAACCAACTACCTTCTGTAGTGGAGAGTGGTCACTTGAGAAAGTGAGTGGTCAAAGACATCTACTGGATCTAGTGGACGATACTTTGCTGAAAGATGCTATAACAAAAACTATTGATCTCTATGAGGAACATGTTGAACCCATTCGTCATCTTTTCAAGAAAG GGATCATTCATGGAGACTTTAATGATGATAACATAATCATCTCAAAGGAACCCATCCCTAAACAGTCTTCTAAGAAGTTCATTGTGTCTGGAATCATCGACTTTGGTGAAGTCGAGTACTCCTGTCTCATCTTTGACATTGCCGTGGCATTGTCAGAACTTGTTGTGACCCACGGGATGTCTGCTCCTAGGCATTTCCTTGAAGGGTACCTCTCGAAGAAAAATATACCCATCACTGAGAAAAATTTGCTGTATTACCTGGTGTTAGTGAGGTATGCACAGCGCATCATGCTCAGTCTGGAAGCGAAGCAGAGAGATCCGTTAAATGAATACATCATGAAGGATTTGGAAACTTGTGCAGGTCTACTTAGAAAACTGCTTCATATGGAAAAGAATGATGTGTATACCATGTGGAATATTTAG
- the LOC121416070 gene encoding uncharacterized protein LOC121416070, producing MAESGHIPINSCSLLEIATVPGMTTAGLAVIAETRTHDGVITSDLFASVPSLGNVQVERFDFSIPAVPTTATSGDTPPQPAESSAGFQTIPEPNPVVANTPSGSSNQQALSFDLHSPPEHTRGGNLSSFNSAIAADALRASARLSSFLRRDNPLSGDNFGSMQSSSVPQNERPDLPPVEDLPRYRNPGHSLHYPDIQAVPSSAPVFGRMPQPASARLRSRAGIFFQELPKGLSFDGNTKWDPFFRKFTLLAADQEWDGQESLAYLCWCLEGKALAYYDRLAAQNPAMDFTVAIRKMAARFNFSELPESSQLEFMAAKQEASESLEEWVDRLQDLAVRAFPGSPESFLQQQLVLRMCQGAYDHNAGYQALNHRPKSVESAAEAIRWAQHSHNAVFGRSKPARVAATRAGSPCKQMVNQVHPIPSYPQSNTGNTLPKSTCTGTRTNQFNPIGMGNLVERLDGYEGRLDVISSSVAKLCESIKAMKTCLSGDHSLRNKTPSVSFLDLEGNDVGSGMMAESRPRNRSANLGQE from the coding sequence ATGGCTGAATCGGGCCATATACCGATTAATTCGTGCTCTCTTTTGGAGATAGCGACCGTACCCGGCATGACTACAGCGGGTCTCGCGGTCATTGCGGAAACCCGGACGCATGATGGGGTAATTACCTCAGATCTATTTGCGTCTGTGCCAAGCCTGGGAAATGTCCAGGTGGAAAGGTTTGATTTTTCCATTCCGGCTGTGCCGACCACAGCTACAAGCGGAGACACTCCGCCTCAACCAGCTGAAAGTTCAGCAGGGTTTCAAACTATCCCGGAACCTAATCCGGTGGTAGCTAATACTCCTAGTGGATCCTCCAATCAGCAGGCACTTTCCTTTGACTTACACTCACCTCCTGAACATACTAGAGGTGGTAATCTATCAAGTTTCAACAGTGCCATAGCTGCTGATGCTTTACGGGCCAGCGCAAGGCTGAGCTCCTTCCTGAGGCGGGACAATCCCTTATCAGGTGACAACTTCGGATCCATGCAGAGTTCGTCAGTACCTCAGAATGAGAGGCCTGATCTTCCTCCGGTGGAAGATCTCCCCCGCTATCGTAACCCGGGGCATTCACTGCATTATCCAGATATTCAAGCGGTGCCTTCAAGTGCCCCAGTCTTCGGGCGTATGCCCCAACCAGCAAGTGCTAGACTTCGCTCACGGGCAGGCATATTCTTTCAAGAATTGCCAAAAGGCCTTTCTTTTGACGGCAATACAAAATGGGACCCATTCTTTCGGAAGTTCACACTTCTAGCAGCAGATCAAGAATGGGATGGCCAGGAAAGCTTGGCCTATCTCTGTTGGTGCCTTGAGGGCAAAGCTCTTGCTTACTATGATAGATTGGCCGCACAGAATCCAGCTATGGATTTCACCGTTGCCATCCGGAAGATGGCTGCTCGGTTCAACTTTTCAGAACTACCTGAGTCCTCCCAATTAGAATTTATGGCTGCAAAACAGGAGGCCAGTGAGTCTTTGGAGGAATGGGTGGATCGCCTTCAAGATCTTGCGGTTCGCGCATTCCCAGGTAGTCCGGAGAGTTTTCTCCAGCAGCAGCTTGTACTTCGCATGTGCCAAGGTGCATATGATCACAATGCGGGGTACCAAGCCCTGAATCACCGACCCAAGTCGGTGGAGTCGGCAGCTGAGGCAATCCGTTGGGCCCAGCATTCTCATAACGCTGTGTTTGGTCGATCAAAGCCTGCAAGAGTGGCCGCAACTCGTGCAGGTAGTCCCTGTAAGCAGATGGTAAATCAGGTCCATCCAATTCCTAGCTATCCGCAGAGCAATACAGGGAATACCCTCccaaaatctacatgtactggTACAAGAACTAACCAGTTCAACCCCATTGGCATGGGGAATCTGGTCGAACGACTGGATGGGTATGAAGGCCGACTGGATGTGATCTCCAGTAGTGTGGCCAAGCTCTGCGAATCCATCAAGGCAATGAAGACGTGTCTTTCCGGAGACCATTCACTGAGGAATAAAACGCCCTCGGTTTCTTTCCTTGACCTTGAGGGAAACGATGTGGGGTCGGGAATGATGGCCGAATCTCGACCCAGGAACAGATCGGCCAATCTGGGTCAAGAATAA
- the LOC121415446 gene encoding uncharacterized protein LOC121415446, translating into MRKALKSLKEDESIMILPADKGRASVILDTDVYRAKMSELIESGPYHAIGKDPTDRLSRKLSTILRGFHKNGDINDSTYRKLKPSQKQPPRIYGLPKIHKADIPLRPIVSCVSSFAYNTSKYLADILAHLVGSNGHAVHNSASFVDFLRSETIQEHEVMVSFDVVSLFTNVPIDAACKVALSRLGRDESLPERTQLSPAQVTELLSFVLQSTYFMFAGNFYEQQEGATMGSPFSAVIANLFMEAFEERALSSCPPDCAPRVWKRYVDDTFIITHRSAADDLLSHMNSQQPSIRFTMEQYIAYDFKAAGVSK; encoded by the coding sequence ATGCGCAAAGCCTTGAAATCGCTCAAGGAAGACGAGTCTATTATGATTTTGCCAGCAGACAAAGGCCGCGCCAGTGTTATTCTGGACACCGATGTCTACCGCGCCAAGATGTCCGAGTTAATAGAATCCGGCCCCTATCACGCTATCGGGAAGGACCCGACCGATCGCCTCTCCCGCAAGCTTTCCACTATTCTTCGCGGCTTTCACAAGAATGGTGACATCAATGATTCTACCTACCGTAAGCTAAAACCGTCGCAGAAGCAACCGCCCAGGATCTATGGACTGCCTAAGATCCACAAAGCTGACATCCCGCTTCGTCCGATTGTGTCATGTGTGAGTTCGTTTGCTTACAACACGTCTAAGTATCTCGCTGATATTCTTGCTCACTTAGTCGGTTCCAATGGGCATGCTGTCCATAACTCCGCGTCGTTTGTTGATTTCCTGCGCAGCGAAACCATACAGGAACATGAGGTCATGGTTTCATTTGATGTGGTATCATTGTTTACCAATGTACCCATCGACGCCGCATGCAAGGTCGCACTTAGCAGGCTCGGACGTGATGAGAGCCTACCCGAGCGCACACAGTTATCTCCGGCCCAGGTAACTGAGCTTTTGAGTTTTGTTTTGCAATCTACGTATTTCATGTTTGCCGGCAATTTCTACGAACAGCAAGAAGGAGCAACCATGGGCAGCCCTTTTTCCGCAGTGATCGCTAACCTGTTCATGGAAGCTTTTGAGGAACGTGCACTGAGTAGTTGCCCGCCCGACTGCGCCCCTAGAGTTTGGAAGCGTTACGTAGATGACACGTTTATCATCACGCATAGATCCGCCGCCGATGACCTTTTGAGCCACATGAATTCGCAGCAGCCCTCCATCCGTTTTACCATGGAGCAGTACATTGCTTATGATTTTAAAGCAGCTGGGGTCAGTAAATGA
- the LOC121414924 gene encoding acid sphingomyelinase-like phosphodiesterase 3b translates to MSTRVLIGIYCISIIATLSRGDEGNFLHISDVHYDPLYGNGASPNSSCSEAVDSSQYPLGSHHCDSPWALVESVFQAMANTKTSDTDFVVWTGDTPGAVDLSLLNSTKVLTIIQNVTDEMRERLPGLQVFPSIGNHDNYPRHILDPDRNDFRDSLADVWDPWLANYQDANKTFKAGGYYVTPINSNLWMIVLNTAMYYFKDPLTEGITDPAGQFDWLDHTLEAAQNTSKKVFISAHILPGSLERETKVSFQTSFNVRYLEIIRKYSDVIKGQFFGHHHYDSFRVLYDDTGMPINALYVQTAITPRQTPSPRYPSFRMITYDRETGDIIDIDQYYLDISTNNPTWALEYRATEVYDIDDLSPLSLHQLVDKFRGDGSISDATTDYFARYYTYNTAMAPAGDCDDDCKRLHICAITELDVPAYEKCLEGNGNVVRGSIRNIIIMFSINLLKSLLS, encoded by the exons ATGTCCACGAGAGTATTGATTGGTATCTACTGTATATCCATAATCGCTACACTCTCACGGGGAGACG AAGGGAATTTTCTCCACATCTCTGATGTTCATTATGACCCTCTCTATGGAAATGGCGCGTCTCCGAACTCTTCTTGTAGCGAGGCCGTTGACTCATCCCAGTACCCTTTAGGAAGTCATCATTGTGACTCCCCCTGGGCTCTGGTAGAGAGTGTTTTCCAGGCCATGGCTAATACCAAGACAAGCGACACAGATTTTGTAGTCTGGACAGG AGACACACCGGGTGCTGTAGACCTGAGTCTTCTAAATTCTACAAAAGTTCTCACCATCATCCAAAATGTGACCGATGAGATGAGGGAAAGGCTACCTGGTCTGCAAGTCTTCCCATCAATTGGTAACCATGACAACTATCCTCGTCACATTCTTGATCCCGACCGGAATGACTTCCGGGACAGTCTGGCCGATGTTTGGGACCCATGGCTTGCTAATTATCAAGATGCTAATAAAACTTTCAAAGCAG GCGGCTACTATGTCACGCCAATCAACAGCAACTTATGGATGATAGTACTTAACACAGCTATGTATTACTTCAAGGATCCACTGACAGAAGGCATTACTGATCCAGCTGGTCAGTTCGACTGGCTTGACCACACACTAGAAGCCGCACAGAACACCAGTAAAAAG GTATTCATCAGTGCTCACATCTTACCTGGGTCTTTGGAAAGAGAAACGAAAGTGTCTTTTCAAACCAGCTTTAATGTGAGGTATCTagaaattattagaaaatacAGTGACGTGATCAAAGGGCAGTTTTTTGGCCATCACCATTACGACAGCTTCAGGGTTCTTTACGACGACACGG GTATGCCTATCAACGCTCTCTACGTCCAGACTGCCATTACCCCTCGCCAAACACCGAGTCCTCGATATCCCAGCTTCCGTATGATAACCTACGATCGTGAAACGGGCGACATCATCGACATCGATCAATACTATCTCGACATCAGCACCAACAACCCGACCTGGGCGCTAGAGTACCGCGCCACCGAAGTCTACGATATCGACGATCTTAGCCCCCTATCTCTGCACCAACTCGTTGACAAGTTTCGTGGTGACGGTTCGATCTCGGATGCGACTACGGATTACTTTGCTCGATATTACACTTACAACACGGCTATGGCTCCTGCTGGCGATTGCGATGACGATTGTAAAAGGTTACATATCTGCGCTATTACTGAATTAGATGTCCCTGCTTACGAAAAGTGTCTAGAAGGAAATGGTAATGTTGTCAGAGGAAGTATCcgtaatattatcattatgttcAGTATTAATCTCTTAAAATCTTTGTTGTCATGA
- the LOC121416068 gene encoding hydroxylysine kinase-like isoform X2, with product MEGSELINRPFLDLHGADKLLTKLYNIQASKLEELKSFADQNFYIRLESPIDIGGSEDERCDQFILKLYNSKDSADGNRVELAVNTMAFLSNKEFCCPRPVRNIHGKLVHLEAISCNDGKGFVGKHGVYMVTLLSFLPGHPLGSLNTIPDEILVDIGKKLAHLHKILEEFQDYNHKKPTTFCSGEWSLEKVSGQRHLLDLVDDTLLKDAITKTIDLYEEHVEPIRHLFKKGIIHGDFNDDNIIISKEPIPKQSSKKFIVSGIIDFGEVEYSCLIFDIAVALSELVVTHGMSAPRHFLEGYLSKKNIPITEKNLLYYLVLVRYAQRIMLSLEAKQRDPLNEYIMKDLETCAGLLRKLLHMEKNDVYTMWNI from the exons ATGGAAGGATCTGAACTCATTAATAGACCTTTCTTGGACCTGCATGGAGCTGACAAACTCCTTACCAAGCTTTATAATATCCAAGCTTCAAAATTAGAAGAACTGAAAAGTTTTGCAGACCAAAATTTCTACATCAGATTAGAAAGTCCCATCGATATAGGTGGCAGTGAGGATGAGAGATGTGATCAGTTTATTCTAAAG ttgtacaACTCCAAAGACTCTGCAGATGGAAACAGGGTGGAGTTGGCAGTCAACACCATGGCATTCCTGTCCAATAAAGAGTTTTGCTGCCCTCGTCCAGTCCGTAATATACATGGCAAACTTGTGCATCTTGAGGCTATCTCTTGTAATGACGGAAAGG GTTTCGTTGGAAAACATGGTGTGTATATGGTAACTCTTTTGTCATTCTTGCCTGGTCATCCTCTTGGGTCATTGAACACTATTCCAGATGAGATCTTAGTAGATATTGGCAAAAAACTTGCTCACCTGCACAAGATTTTAGAG GAATTTCAAGATTACAACCATAAGAAACCAACTACCTTCTGTAGTGGAGAGTGGTCACTTGAGAAAGTGAGTGGTCAAAGACATCTACTGGATCTAGTGGACGATACTTTGCTGAAAGATGCTATAACAAAAACTATTGATCTCTATGAGGAACATGTTGAACCCATTCGTCATCTTTTCAAGAAAG GGATCATTCATGGAGACTTTAATGATGATAACATAATCATCTCAAAGGAACCCATCCCTAAACAGTCTTCTAAGAAGTTCATTGTGTCTGGAATCATCGACTTTGGTGAAGTCGAGTACTCCTGTCTCATCTTTGACATTGCCGTGGCATTGTCAGAACTTGTTGTGACCCACGGGATGTCTGCTCCTAGGCATTTCCTTGAAGGGTACCTCTCGAAGAAAAATATACCCATCACTGAGAAAAATTTGCTGTATTACCTGGTGTTAGTGAGGTATGCACAGCGCATCATGCTCAGTCTGGAAGCGAAGCAGAGAGATCCGTTAAATGAATACATCATGAAGGATTTGGAAACTTGTGCAGGTCTACTTAGAAAACTGCTTCATATGGAAAAGAATGATGTGTATACCATGTGGAATATTTAG